The Altererythrobacter sp. Root672 genome includes a window with the following:
- the gntA gene encoding guanitoxin biosynthesis heme-dependent pre-guanitoxin N-hydroxylase GntA → MLVDEETCSQVRDEMLEGVADLAFPCVGAKSALARGTLKVLVGHSVTSAWDDVHIHSELLEWAYAYRADPSGLRSLAVAFKGPDHLTEEQFEAAMWARIQSLADKDEWRGQPYDARVSADPTDSHFSLSFGGEAFFVVGLHPNASRPARRFPRPTLVFNLHDQFQRLRDEGRYERMREKIIERDVDLAGHANPMLSRHGEASEARQYSGRAVDDDWQCPFRDPRSA, encoded by the coding sequence ATGTTGGTTGACGAAGAAACCTGCTCGCAGGTGCGAGACGAGATGCTCGAAGGCGTGGCCGATCTCGCTTTCCCCTGCGTGGGCGCCAAATCTGCGCTGGCCCGTGGTACGCTGAAGGTCCTGGTTGGCCACTCGGTTACGAGTGCTTGGGACGATGTCCATATCCATTCCGAATTGCTCGAGTGGGCTTATGCCTACCGGGCCGATCCCTCCGGTCTTCGTAGCCTCGCGGTTGCGTTCAAAGGACCGGACCATTTGACCGAAGAGCAGTTCGAGGCGGCGATGTGGGCACGAATCCAGTCTCTCGCCGACAAGGACGAATGGCGTGGCCAGCCCTACGATGCGCGGGTCAGCGCCGATCCCACAGACTCCCACTTTTCTTTGAGCTTCGGCGGTGAGGCCTTCTTCGTCGTTGGCCTGCACCCCAATGCTTCGCGACCGGCTCGCCGTTTCCCGCGCCCCACGTTGGTGTTCAACCTCCACGACCAATTCCAGCGGCTGCGCGACGAAGGGCGTTACGAGCGAATGCGTGAGAAGATCATCGAACGTGACGTCGATCTGGCCGGCCATGCCAATCCGATGCTGTCACGCCATGGCGAGGCAAGCGAAGCACGCCAGTACAGCGGCCGGGCGGTCGACGACGACTGGCAATGCCCCTTCCGCGACCCGCGCTCCGCGTGA
- a CDS encoding DUF1989 domain-containing protein: MTTHEIAPRTGVAFPLRQGQLLKVIDPFGIQVSDLLAYNAHDVRESISNGRTFDYEETIALTIGNRLWSNRSNPMLTIVEDSVGRHDFLLTPCSEATFRHFYPEHPVRRGCFGNLAEALAPYGIEPDMIPCAFNLFMNVPVAADGTLQVAPPISKPGDFIRLRAEMDLVIGLTACSAYASNGGSFKPIQYVLEA; the protein is encoded by the coding sequence ATGACCACCCACGAGATTGCACCCCGCACCGGCGTGGCGTTTCCGCTCCGCCAGGGCCAACTGCTCAAGGTGATCGATCCTTTCGGGATCCAAGTGTCAGACCTGCTCGCCTACAACGCCCATGACGTCCGCGAATCTATCTCCAACGGCCGTACCTTCGACTACGAAGAGACGATCGCCCTGACCATTGGCAATCGGCTGTGGTCCAATCGGTCGAACCCCATGCTGACCATCGTGGAGGATAGCGTCGGGCGACACGACTTCCTACTTACACCTTGCAGCGAGGCCACGTTTCGCCACTTCTATCCCGAGCATCCGGTCCGTCGTGGCTGCTTCGGCAACTTGGCCGAAGCGCTGGCGCCCTACGGTATCGAGCCGGACATGATCCCGTGCGCGTTTAACTTGTTCATGAACGTTCCGGTTGCGGCGGACGGCACCCTGCAAGTGGCGCCGCCCATCAGCAAGCCGGGCGACTTCATTCGCCTCCGCGCCGAGATGGACCTAGTGATCGGCCTCACTGCCTGTTCGGCTTATGCTTCGAACGGAGGCAGCTTCAAGCCGATCCAGTACGTCCTCGAGGCGTGA
- a CDS encoding MFS transporter, which yields MPHFDIEGFVDRQRIGRTQIAVLLVCSLVCFIDGFDIFMVGKIAPAIAADFGQPPEAMAMLFVAQQIGLAAGAFIVSPLADRFGRRRMLIWACALFGMITLGSVYAQTLTQLAMLRGIAGLFMAAGLPMALTLISEMTPRHRRSIFIAIALAGYSSGNAASGAVAAWLLDVYGWESGFVIGGIVPLLCIPLLLLLVPESLKFHAERDARDPAIAATIRRMDPAVRLSGDEEFILGTGASSPQKARLLDIFLEGRAWMTALIWAACILSMTNIALLASWLPTFFQEMKDIPIQRFAISAMISYLGGIAGMLSIGWLMDRFDPSRLISLYYVALAGSLVAMAWVPFEATLFIAVLIFWNFVQTGGQGGLNTLVTQVYPPRMRSTALGWAGGAGRIGGVLAPLYGAFAIEQGFSLETTLGIAAVGPLVVAVLVLLLRQTGMSRDDRPAGVPARA from the coding sequence ATGCCCCATTTCGATATCGAAGGCTTCGTCGATCGCCAGCGTATCGGGCGCACGCAGATTGCGGTGTTGCTGGTTTGCAGTCTCGTCTGCTTTATTGACGGCTTCGACATATTCATGGTGGGAAAGATCGCCCCGGCGATCGCTGCCGATTTCGGGCAGCCACCGGAAGCCATGGCGATGCTTTTCGTAGCCCAGCAGATCGGGCTTGCCGCCGGCGCATTCATTGTTTCGCCGCTGGCCGACCGTTTTGGCAGGCGCCGAATGCTGATCTGGGCCTGCGCCCTGTTTGGCATGATCACACTGGGCAGCGTGTATGCACAGACCCTGACTCAATTGGCGATGCTGCGCGGCATCGCTGGTCTTTTCATGGCGGCCGGCCTGCCAATGGCGTTGACGCTAATTTCCGAAATGACACCTCGGCATCGGCGTTCGATCTTCATTGCCATCGCGCTGGCTGGGTATTCGAGCGGCAATGCCGCCAGCGGCGCGGTGGCGGCATGGTTGCTGGATGTTTATGGCTGGGAAAGCGGGTTCGTGATCGGTGGCATCGTCCCGCTTCTCTGCATCCCGTTGCTTCTGCTGCTGGTTCCGGAATCGTTGAAGTTCCATGCCGAGCGCGATGCCCGTGATCCAGCAATTGCAGCCACGATCCGTCGCATGGACCCGGCCGTGCGACTGTCTGGCGACGAAGAATTCATCCTCGGCACCGGCGCATCCTCGCCGCAGAAGGCCAGACTGCTCGACATCTTTCTCGAAGGCCGGGCATGGATGACTGCTCTAATCTGGGCCGCTTGCATCCTGTCGATGACCAATATTGCCCTGCTCGCGTCGTGGTTGCCGACCTTCTTTCAGGAAATGAAGGACATCCCGATCCAGCGCTTCGCAATTTCAGCGATGATTTCCTATCTGGGCGGGATCGCGGGAATGCTCTCGATCGGTTGGCTGATGGATCGCTTCGACCCTTCGCGGTTGATTTCGCTGTATTACGTGGCGCTTGCGGGTTCGCTCGTAGCGATGGCGTGGGTGCCGTTCGAGGCCACACTGTTCATCGCCGTGCTGATCTTCTGGAATTTCGTCCAGACCGGCGGCCAGGGCGGGCTGAACACACTGGTCACGCAGGTCTATCCGCCGCGCATGCGTAGCACTGCGCTAGGCTGGGCCGGAGGGGCGGGACGCATCGGCGGTGTGCTCGCACCGCTCTATGGTGCATTCGCCATCGAACAGGGCTTCTCGCTGGAGACGACGCTTGGAATTGCCGCGGTTGGACCGCTTGTCGTGGCGGTACTGGTCTTATTGCTCCGTCAGACGGGTATGTCGCGGGACGACCGTCCCGCGGGCGTTCCGGCCCGCGCATGA
- a CDS encoding nuclear transport factor 2 family protein: protein MSRKPGSRSWFEAYLAAFNSADFDGFGAFYDDRIEFHGRAFQTVGKDAVLEFYRTVRARLDERVELLSFVGSPTLCAAEISTTLRALDDWPDFPTGPLSAGVVRRSTAFVFYDIVDGRFTRIRSSRVQQTNHARVC from the coding sequence ATGAGCCGGAAACCTGGTTCGCGCAGTTGGTTCGAAGCTTATCTAGCGGCATTCAATTCCGCTGACTTCGACGGATTTGGTGCGTTCTACGACGATCGCATTGAGTTTCACGGACGGGCATTTCAAACGGTCGGCAAAGACGCTGTCCTGGAGTTCTATCGCACCGTGCGCGCGCGCCTGGACGAGCGAGTTGAGCTTCTCTCCTTCGTCGGTTCGCCCACGCTTTGCGCCGCGGAGATTTCAACTACGCTTCGGGCACTTGACGACTGGCCGGACTTTCCGACCGGTCCCCTTTCGGCGGGGGTAGTCCGCCGGAGCACCGCCTTCGTGTTTTATGACATTGTCGATGGGCGCTTTACCCGCATTCGCTCCTCCCGGGTCCAACAGACCAATCACGCCCGAGTTTGTTGA
- a CDS encoding DUF3237 family protein, with product METDIVHEPAHPFAPRFEFAFTVSIELTKPVWVEPSSMGVTRAGIWAASGTFEGPRIRGRVIPMSGGDYPLVRPNGVIDFDARYFLEADDGTTIYLQSRGYRWAEGDAMERMARNEPVGHDEYYMRVSPKFDVPAGPHEWLGKHIFVGVAEKVPSANRIHYFMLL from the coding sequence ATGGAAACGGATATTGTCCACGAACCCGCCCACCCGTTTGCGCCCCGGTTCGAGTTTGCTTTCACCGTCAGCATCGAGCTTACGAAACCTGTATGGGTCGAGCCGAGCAGTATGGGTGTCACGCGCGCCGGGATATGGGCGGCGTCCGGCACCTTCGAGGGACCCCGAATTCGCGGCCGCGTCATTCCGATGAGCGGGGGTGATTACCCTCTGGTACGCCCCAATGGCGTGATCGATTTCGACGCGCGCTATTTCCTCGAGGCGGACGACGGTACGACGATCTATCTGCAAAGCCGCGGTTATCGCTGGGCGGAGGGCGATGCGATGGAACGCATGGCGCGCAACGAGCCGGTCGGCCATGACGAATACTATATGCGAGTTTCGCCCAAATTCGACGTGCCCGCGGGTCCGCACGAATGGCTGGGTAAGCACATCTTCGTGGGTGTGGCCGAGAAGGTGCCCAGCGCCAACCGCATCCACTACTTCATGTTGCTCTAG